One region of Cydia pomonella isolate Wapato2018A chromosome 25, ilCydPomo1, whole genome shotgun sequence genomic DNA includes:
- the LOC133531551 gene encoding zinc finger protein 605-like, translating to MDLSSVCRCCLSQGLVKNLYSTYVSLDTTEIYSDMLQGCFNIVLAKLENGNICEDCIKQLRNAMRFKEQVLVSEREFLKQVQSCVENEEKPFEVKVEPKNESDDDSDDYFLADTAREAPMPVIKPETREGKKKAETQKKPLRKEGERARKIRTLVNRLASSMNSCELPDITTLKKKEMNQIAKTGRKQPRPDPLEMIDLAWTSRAKNDKKKHKANLQTILTYSNAVPFKNKSLLGFLCGYCEERFPDPADLRIHTEKDHKKERLDFKTTFDMTEYNVKLDVGELNCTLCDEKMDNLSVLKNHLIKVHNKTIYNDIKDHILPFKLKKGDVYDCALCTSTYETFKMLKQHMNKHYANYTCKKCDTAFATKRSLNSHRSTHLEGSHKCPHCDKVFASKSKQHYHVKTKHLGSRNISNCPFCNEPFRSYYQRNQHLVKVHNSEAQYKCNVCNKAYILKSLLMYHIKKTHLMERNCQCTECGYKFFSKKALNAHMVKHTGERKYSCEVCHKSYARKYTLREHMRIHNNDRRFKCDVCAMTFVQKCSLKSHLLSNHGISMAACDIASTE from the exons ATGGATTTATCAAGTGTGTGCCGATGTTGTTTGTCCCAAGGCTTGGTGAAAAATTTGTACTCGACCTATGTGTCGCTGGACACCACCGAAATATATTCGGATATGCTGCAGGGATGTTTCAATATCGTC CTGGCCAAGTTGGAAAATGGGAACATCTGCGAGGACTGCATCAAGCAACTACGGAATGCAATGCGCTTCAAGGAGCAGGTGCTGGTCTCCGAGAGGGAGTTCCTCAAGCAGGTGCAATCATGTGTTGAAAATG AGGAGAAGCCCTTTGAAGTGAAGGTGGAGCCCAAAAATGAGAGTGATGACGACTCCGACGACTACTTCCTGGCTGATACAG CCAGAGAAGCCCCAATGCCAGTGATCAAGCCCGAAACAAGGGAGGGCAAGAAGAAGGCCGAGACGCAAAAGAAGCCCCTTAGGAAAGAGGGAGAGCGCGCCAGGAAGATCAGGACTCTTGTGAACAGGCTCGCCTCCTCCATGA ATTCCTGCGAGCTCCCAGACATCACAACTCTAAAAAAGAAGGAAATGAACCAGATCGCTAAGACAGGTCGCAAGCAACCCAGACCGGATCCCCTCGAAATGATAGACCTCGCCTGGACCTCACGCGCCAAAAACGACAAGAAAAAACACAAAGCTAACCTGCAaactatacttacttactctaaCGCTGTaccttttaaaaataagtctCTTTTAGGATTCTTATGTGGGTACTGCGAAGAACGTTTTCCGGACCCAGCTGATTTAAGAATCCACACCGAAAAAGACCATAAAAAAGAACGCTTGGACTTCAAAACTACATTCGACATGACAGAGTACAACGTTAAATTAGACGTAGGAGAACTGAATTGTACTTTATGCGATGAAAAAATGGACAATCTTAGCGTTCTGAAAAACCATTTGATTAAAGTacataataaaactatttataatgATATTAAAGATCATATACTTCCGTTTAAGCTTAAGAAAGGCGATGTGTATGACTGCGCGCTGTGCACATCAACATACGAGACTTTTAAGATGCTGAAACAGCATATGAATAAGCATTATGCGAATTACACTTGTAAAAAGTGTGACACTGCATTCGCTACTAAGAGGTCTTTGAATTCTCACCGATCAACTCATCTTGAAGGTAGCCATAAGTGCCCGCACTGTGATAAGGTGTTCGCTAGTAAATCTAAACAGCATTACCATGTGAAAACTAAGCATTTAGGTTCAAGAAACATTTCAAACTGCCCGTTCTGTAACGAACCGTTCCGGAGTTACTATCAGCGGAATCAACATTTGGTCAAAGTCCATAATTCAGAAGCACAATATAAATGTAACGTTTGCAATAAAGCTTATATTCTAAAAAGTTTACTTATGTATCATATTAAGAAGACTCATCTTATGGAAAGGAACTGCCAATGTACCGAATGTGGGTATAAGTTCTTTAGTAAGAAAGCGCTGAATGCCCATATGGTAAAACATACCGGGGAAAGGAAATATTCGTGTGAAGTTTGCCACAAGTCCTATGCGCGGAAGTATACGCTGCGGGAACACATGAGGATACATAATAATGATAGACGGTTTAAGTGCGATGTTTGTGCCATGACTTTTGTGCAGAAGTGTAGCTTGAAGAGCCATCTGCTGTCAAATCATGGCATTAGTATGGCCGCTTGCGATATTGCTTCTACCGAATAG